The following proteins are co-located in the Silene latifolia isolate original U9 population chromosome 1, ASM4854445v1, whole genome shotgun sequence genome:
- the LOC141601299 gene encoding uncharacterized protein LOC141601299 gives MYETVSQTTYSNVSYYEVQPPPNPNFPATHFQSQPISDPYSSYGAYPPPNYATFQPQPSYYSDPNVIPPAIQPLQNEAIPSASYGTPMNTFSQFPKVSKRRVKKPKVIKKKKSVSQSVFCNLCKIECNSVQHYEKHISGKNHNKAIKKTYPTMVPSSGQSSQGNNASKTGTLGGEGGPGVSNVPANLEEKKQKLLDGGTTMQSLRLCNICNVACNGEIAFSDHLIGKKHIAKERALNIITNPSTVSVGNPVINHQKPAVTNPQKSAVTNPQKPAGVGPAWCDVCKISCTSSDGLTIHRNGKKHKKNLEILRNSISDVTIPTSSSKPLYSASNVSIPTSSAKPLHSASNVSIPTSSSKPLHSVAYVSIPPSSSKPLDPVSNVTIPPSSSEPLHPVPNVTIPASSSEPLGLLSILIPPVVQVDNLEPVVGPMPVSKRVKKKRARLLEPKDLESKKRKVLDCGADANAVRTCGVCNVVCNSETVFNAHIAGQKHILLVKQAEARVATSNQAVTGL, from the exons ATGTATGAAACAGTAAGTCAAACCACTTACAGTAATGTTTCGTATTACGAAGTTCAACCACCTCCAAACCCTAATTTTCCTGCTACCCATTTCCAATCTCAACCCATATCCGACCCGTATTCCTCTTATGGAGCTTACCCACCTCCAAATTATGCAACTTTTCAACCTCAACCCTCTTATTATTCTGACCCAAATGTTATTCCTCCT GCTATCCAACCCTTGCAGAATGAAGCCATTCCTTCAGCTAGTTATGGAACTCCGATGAACACATTTAGCCAATTCCCGAAGGTTTCTAAAAGAAGAGTGAAGAAACCCAAAgtgattaaaaagaaaaaaagtgtGAGTCAGAGTGTATTCTGTAACCTATGTAAGATTGAGTGCAATAGTGTTCAACATTACGAGAAGCACATATCTGGAAAGAATCACAATAAAGCTATCAAGAAGACGTATCCGACTATGGTTCCTTCCTCTGGGCAATCATCTCAGGGGAACAATGCTAGTAAAACAGGGACATTAGGTGGAGAAGGCGGGCCTGGTGTTTCAAATGTACCCGCCAATTTGGAGGAAAAGAAACAGAAGCTTCTCGATGGTGGTACTACCATGCAGTCTCTTAGGTTATGCAATATCTGCAATGTTGCTTGTAATGGTGAAATAGCCTTTTCTGATCACCTTATCGGGAAGAAGCATATAGCCAAG GAACGAGCTCTTAATATAATCACCAATCCAAGCACCGTATCTGTCGGCAATCCCGTTATCAACCATCAAAAGCCAGCCGTAACCAACCCTCAGAAATCAGCTGTAACCAACCCTCAGAAGCCAGCAGGAGTGGGACCTGCATGGTGTGATGTATGCAAAATCAGCTGCACGAGCAGCGACGGTCTCACCATTCACCGAAATGGAAAGAAACACAAAAAGAACTTGGAGATTCTCCGGAACTCAATCTCTGACGTCACTATTCCTACGTCATCTTCTAAACCATTGTACTCAGCCTCCAACGTCAGTATTCCTACGTCATCTGCTAAACCATTGCACTCAGCCTCCAACGTCAGTATTCCTACGTCATCTTCTAAACCATTGCACTCGGTTGCCTACGTCAGTATTCCTCCGTCATCTTCTAAACCATTGGACCCAGTCTCCAACGTCACTATTCCTCCGTCATCTTCTGAACCATTGCACCCAGTCCCCAACGTCACCATTCCTGCATCATCTTCTGAACCGTTGGGCCTTCTGAGCATTTTGATCCCACCGGTTGTACAAGTTGACAATCTTGAACCAGTTGTGGGCCCAATGCCTGTATCTAAGCGGGTGAAGAAGAAACGAGCTCGATTGCTGGAGCCCAAGGATTTGGAGTCAAAGAAAAGGAAGGTTTTGGATTGTGGTGCTGATGCAAATGCAGTGAGAACCTGTGGTGTATGCAATGTGGTTTGTAACAGTGAGACGGTGTTCAATGCTCATATTGCTGGTCAAAAGCACATTTTGTTGGTGAAACAGGCTGAAGCTAGAGTAGCTACAAGTAACCAAGCGGTCACGGGTTTGTAG